From Capillibacterium thermochitinicola, a single genomic window includes:
- a CDS encoding FGGY family carbohydrate kinase: MINSKRTTLGIELGSTRIKAVLIGEDHTPIATGGHTWENKLENGIWTYDLAEVWTGLQNCYRDLADKVRRQFNVTLTSVGAIGISGMMHGYLV; this comes from the coding sequence ATGATTAACAGCAAACGGACGACGCTAGGGATTGAGTTGGGCTCAACGCGAATAAAGGCGGTGTTAATCGGTGAGGACCATACGCCCATTGCCACCGGAGGGCACACCTGGGAAAACAAATTGGAAAACGGCATCTGGACATATGACCTTGCTGAGGTGTGGACCGGGCTGCAAAACTGCTATCGCGACCTGGCGGACAAAGTCAGGCGGCAATTCAATGTCACGCTCACCAGTGTTGGCGCGATTGGCATCTCCGGCATGATGCACGGCTATCTTGT
- a CDS encoding ROK family transcriptional regulator: MEIKKINRSKIYLLLLKNQGLSRQEIVLRLGLSLPTVTQNIEELITEGLVEEFGFIGNTGGRRARAYRAVLNARVAIGLDVTKHHITCAAVDLSGNLIECIRIRRQFERTDEYYKILGSLVDEVVKKINIPPARVLGVGIGVPGLVTADNKRIFYGEILNFGGATSAEFGKYIPYPVSLHNDANAAGFAEIWSHDFLANSFYLMLSNNIGGSVLINGQIYSGENLRSGEIGHLKIVPNGKQCYCGQKGCFDAYCAATVLSNHTDGNLEKFFEKLRAKDPQAEKMWDEYLDNLAQAVSSLNILFDSTVILGGYVGEYIEDYLDDLKTRTAKLHPFNNDSAYLQACKYKKQAIAAGAALSYIDEFIASV, from the coding sequence ATGGAAATAAAAAAAATAAACCGCTCGAAAATATATCTACTTCTGCTGAAAAACCAGGGTTTATCCCGGCAAGAAATCGTGCTGAGACTAGGCTTAAGCCTGCCTACAGTCACCCAAAACATCGAAGAATTGATCACGGAGGGGCTTGTCGAAGAGTTCGGTTTTATCGGTAATACCGGCGGAAGGCGCGCCCGCGCCTACCGCGCGGTTTTAAATGCCCGCGTGGCCATCGGGCTTGATGTGACCAAACACCACATTACCTGCGCGGCGGTCGATTTGTCCGGAAATCTGATTGAGTGTATCCGGATTCGCCGGCAGTTTGAACGCACCGATGAATATTATAAGATCCTCGGTTCCTTGGTGGATGAGGTCGTTAAGAAAATAAATATCCCGCCGGCACGGGTCTTGGGAGTCGGAATCGGTGTCCCGGGGCTGGTCACGGCAGATAACAAGAGGATCTTTTACGGGGAAATCCTTAATTTCGGGGGAGCAACCTCCGCCGAGTTTGGCAAGTATATACCCTATCCGGTTTCACTGCATAATGATGCCAACGCCGCCGGCTTTGCGGAAATCTGGTCCCATGATTTTCTCGCCAACTCCTTTTACCTGATGCTCAGCAACAATATTGGTGGTTCGGTTTTGATCAATGGTCAGATTTACAGCGGTGAAAATCTAAGAAGCGGAGAAATTGGTCACTTGAAAATTGTTCCCAACGGCAAGCAGTGCTACTGCGGGCAAAAAGGCTGCTTCGACGCCTACTGTGCGGCAACGGTTTTATCCAATCATACGGATGGCAATCTGGAAAAGTTCTTTGAAAAACTCCGTGCCAAAGACCCCCAGGCCGAAAAGATGTGGGATGAATACCTGGATAACCTGGCCCAAGCGGTCAGTAGTTTAAATATCCTGTTCGACAGCACCGTCATTCTCGGTGGTTATGTGGGCGAATATATCGAAGACTATCTGGATGATCTTAAGACAAGGACCGCAAAATTACATCCTTTTAACAACGACTCCGCGTATCTACAAGCCTGCAAATACAAAAAGCAAGCCATTGCCGCGGGTGCTGCCTTAAGCTATATTGATGAGTTCATCGCTTCCGTATAG
- a CDS encoding hydantoinase/oxoprolinase family protein, with protein sequence MKVRIGIDVGGTFTDAVAINNDTYELIGSVKIPTTHTAEEGVAAGIILALEKLMDEYDIKPEDVTFLAHGTTQATNALLEGDVVRVGILTLGSGIQGLKSKSDTNIGDIELAEGKYLCTFGEYVNSGDKENFIQNVKEALFKLKQHGAEAIVATEAFSVDNPENENAVLEICREQEIPACAGNDVSKLYGLKVRTRTAVINSSILPKMMDVANMTERSIKNAKIEAPLMVMRCDGGVMTVDEVRKRPILTVLSGPAAGVAGALMYEKLTDGIFLEVGGTSTDISCVKDGNVVIKYAEIGGHKTYLNSLDVRTVGIGGGSMIQVVDGKAVDTGPRSAHIANLDYEVYAKPEDIVNPVLKSISPVAGDPEYAYIECANGKKFALTLSGAANIVGLVPEDSYAFGNREAAEKAWAPLAGNMGLTVQEAAEKVLEFAAVKNGKVVQSFIQDYGLDLAQVTFVGGGGGAAAVVPHLAKKFKVPYKIAKNAEVISPIGVALAMVRDMVERSIQNPTEKDLLAIRREAIRKAVEAGAKIETVQVKIEVDPQQQKVRAIATGSTELRTKEMKSDPKTDEEILAIVAENLGVAKEELKIAADNGHMVAVCYEGVRKKFFIFREKIRTIRLVDREGVIRLQRRNGEVCQCKPAQWKSTVRRLLADHTVYGDGGAEIPNIYIALGSRIIDLGGMQNPKQIYSLCETELMGVQEDEDLIFVCTRTTENER encoded by the coding sequence ATGAAAGTAAGAATCGGAATTGATGTTGGTGGCACCTTCACCGATGCGGTTGCGATTAATAACGACACCTATGAATTGATTGGCAGCGTGAAGATCCCGACGACGCATACCGCGGAGGAGGGTGTTGCCGCGGGGATTATTCTCGCCCTCGAAAAACTGATGGACGAATATGATATCAAACCGGAGGATGTTACTTTTTTAGCCCACGGTACGACCCAGGCGACCAATGCACTGCTGGAAGGCGATGTGGTCAGGGTTGGGATTTTGACGCTGGGCAGCGGAATCCAAGGCTTGAAATCGAAATCGGATACCAATATCGGCGATATCGAACTGGCCGAGGGCAAATACTTGTGTACTTTCGGAGAATATGTGAATTCGGGCGACAAAGAAAACTTTATCCAAAACGTAAAGGAAGCTCTTTTCAAGCTTAAACAGCATGGTGCCGAGGCCATCGTCGCCACGGAGGCTTTCAGCGTGGACAATCCGGAAAATGAAAATGCGGTGCTGGAGATCTGCCGGGAGCAAGAGATCCCGGCCTGCGCCGGGAATGATGTGTCCAAGCTCTACGGCCTTAAAGTGCGGACGCGCACGGCGGTCATCAACAGCAGTATTCTGCCGAAAATGATGGATGTGGCCAACATGACGGAGCGCAGCATTAAAAACGCGAAGATTGAAGCGCCGTTGATGGTGATGCGCTGCGATGGCGGTGTGATGACGGTGGACGAGGTGCGGAAGCGTCCGATCTTGACGGTTTTATCAGGGCCGGCGGCTGGTGTGGCCGGGGCGCTGATGTACGAGAAATTAACTGACGGGATCTTTTTGGAAGTTGGCGGGACAAGTACCGACATTTCCTGCGTCAAAGACGGAAATGTTGTTATCAAATATGCCGAGATTGGCGGGCACAAGACTTATCTAAATTCATTGGACGTCCGTACGGTCGGGATCGGCGGCGGCAGTATGATCCAGGTGGTCGACGGCAAGGCGGTGGACACCGGTCCGCGCAGTGCGCACATTGCCAATTTGGACTATGAGGTTTACGCCAAACCGGAAGATATCGTCAATCCGGTTTTGAAGAGTATCTCGCCGGTGGCGGGCGACCCTGAATACGCCTATATCGAATGTGCAAACGGCAAAAAATTTGCGCTTACCCTTTCCGGGGCCGCGAATATTGTGGGCTTGGTGCCCGAGGACAGCTATGCTTTCGGGAACCGGGAGGCGGCGGAAAAAGCCTGGGCGCCACTAGCCGGAAACATGGGCCTGACGGTTCAGGAGGCGGCGGAGAAGGTCTTGGAATTTGCCGCCGTGAAAAATGGGAAGGTCGTGCAGAGTTTTATCCAGGATTACGGCCTTGACCTGGCACAGGTGACCTTTGTGGGTGGCGGCGGCGGGGCCGCTGCGGTTGTTCCCCATTTGGCGAAGAAATTTAAAGTTCCTTATAAAATCGCCAAAAACGCCGAAGTGATCTCCCCGATTGGCGTTGCCTTGGCCATGGTCCGCGACATGGTGGAGCGTTCGATCCAAAATCCGACGGAAAAAGATCTCCTGGCGATTCGGCGCGAAGCAATCCGGAAGGCGGTGGAGGCGGGGGCCAAAATCGAAACCGTGCAAGTAAAGATCGAAGTGGATCCCCAGCAACAGAAGGTCAGAGCGATCGCCACCGGCTCTACGGAGCTGCGGACGAAGGAAATGAAGAGTGACCCGAAGACCGATGAGGAGATTTTGGCGATTGTTGCCGAGAACCTTGGCGTGGCAAAAGAAGAATTGAAAATTGCCGCGGATAACGGCCATATGGTAGCCGTTTGTTACGAGGGCGTCCGGAAAAAATTCTTTATTTTCCGGGAAAAGATCCGGACTATCCGTCTGGTCGACCGGGAGGGTGTTATCCGGTTACAAAGGCGCAACGGGGAAGTTTGCCAGTGTAAACCCGCGCAGTGGAAAAGCACAGTTCGCCGTCTCCTGGCCGACCATACCGTTTACGGGGATGGCGGGGCCGAGATTCCCAATATCTATATTGCCCTCGGAAGCCGGATCATTGATCTGGGTGGGATGCAAAACCCGAAACAGATTTACTCCCTCTGTGAAACCGAGCTCATGGGGGTGCAAGAGGATGAAGACCTCATCTTTGTGTGCACCCGGACGACGGAGAATGAACGATAG
- a CDS encoding FAD-dependent oxidoreductase, protein MKTQKRKADVVVIGAGPGGMSAAIGAAREGAKVILVERLGYLGGQLSSGLPFLAFMDMQKRQIVGGLAEEMVRRLKEKEGTHGHTYCPFHLSVTNMNQFYTRIICFEMVREYGIELLLHCELTNARVENGRLVSVTVTGKGTSIELEAKVFIDATGDGDLGYMAGAEYEKGQESTGVLQPPTLMFNLSGVNLDEFIDYIEAHPEELPYELGLPHIRPGYDGQYFRNNPGHVFFGLNGLIARLRKEGKCPINRDTVIYIRQPMPGTVAVNTIRVLDVDASDIDDLTRAEMEAHLQIIPLVNMLKEHVPGFQNAFISSVNPVIGVRESRRIMGIKKLTAEDAINGRIPDDSVALFSYFIDIHHGKGEGTYTKSIMEPYGIPYGCTVAKGIEGLMMAGRCISVDAVVFGSCRIMTVLMAVGEATGVGAALAVKQNISPKDVDPQQIREIIKAHGAILSVEDAKPLA, encoded by the coding sequence ATGAAAACCCAGAAAAGGAAGGCCGATGTGGTCGTTATTGGGGCGGGACCGGGCGGCATGTCGGCCGCAATCGGAGCGGCGCGCGAGGGCGCCAAGGTTATTCTTGTCGAGAGATTAGGGTATCTCGGCGGCCAGTTAAGTTCGGGATTGCCATTTTTAGCTTTTATGGATATGCAGAAAAGACAGATCGTTGGCGGTCTGGCTGAGGAAATGGTCAGACGGCTTAAAGAGAAAGAGGGAACCCACGGACACACGTACTGCCCATTTCATCTCTCGGTGACCAACATGAACCAATTTTACACCCGTATTATCTGTTTTGAGATGGTCCGGGAGTATGGGATCGAACTGCTCTTGCATTGCGAACTGACCAACGCGCGGGTGGAAAACGGCCGTCTCGTCTCGGTCACGGTAACCGGGAAAGGAACCAGTATTGAGTTGGAAGCAAAAGTATTTATTGATGCCACCGGCGACGGGGATCTTGGCTATATGGCGGGGGCCGAATACGAAAAGGGACAGGAAAGCACGGGTGTTTTACAACCGCCCACTCTTATGTTTAATCTGAGCGGGGTAAACCTGGATGAATTTATCGATTATATCGAAGCCCACCCCGAAGAGCTCCCTTACGAACTGGGTCTTCCCCATATTCGCCCCGGGTATGACGGGCAGTATTTTCGTAACAACCCGGGACATGTGTTCTTTGGTCTCAACGGGCTCATCGCCCGCCTGCGGAAAGAAGGGAAGTGTCCGATTAACCGGGATACGGTTATTTATATCCGCCAGCCCATGCCGGGTACCGTGGCGGTAAACACCATCCGGGTCTTGGACGTTGATGCCAGTGATATCGACGACTTGACCCGCGCCGAAATGGAAGCCCATCTGCAGATCATCCCGTTGGTCAATATGCTCAAGGAGCATGTTCCGGGTTTCCAAAACGCTTTTATCAGTTCGGTCAACCCCGTCATCGGGGTGCGCGAATCCCGCCGCATTATGGGCATCAAAAAACTAACGGCGGAAGACGCCATTAATGGCCGGATTCCCGACGATTCGGTGGCCCTTTTCTCCTATTTTATCGATATTCACCACGGAAAAGGCGAGGGTACCTACACGAAGAGTATTATGGAACCCTACGGTATTCCTTATGGTTGCACCGTAGCCAAGGGCATCGAGGGTTTAATGATGGCGGGTCGTTGCATCAGTGTTGATGCGGTCGTCTTCGGTTCCTGCCGGATCATGACCGTGCTGATGGCCGTGGGCGAAGCGACCGGAGTAGGCGCCGCCCTTGCCGTCAAGCAGAATATTTCACCTAAAGATGTCGATCCCCAACAGATCCGGGAAATCATTAAAGCCCACGGGGCAATCTTGTCTGTTGAGGACGCCAAGCCGCTCGCCTAA
- a CDS encoding alcohol dehydrogenase catalytic domain-containing protein: MQVPKIMKALVAKKPGEYVLETSWPTPECGPDDIILKVEGCGVCAGDIKCRHGAAMFWGDQVQPRWVEPPFIPGHEFIGRIVQMGANVKGYELGQRLAAEQIVPCWECRFCKTGHYWMCEPHRIFGFFNSLNGGMAEYIRLPKEALKYVVPADLPLEKALLIEPYSCSKHCVDRANISCEDVVVIAGAGTLGLGMVTYAKQRNPKTLIVLDMMDSRLAKAKEFGADLVMNPGKVDVVSEVKRLTGNYGCDVYIEATGHPSAVGQGLQMIRKLGRFIEFSVFGEPATVDWSIIGDRKELDVLGAHLSPYCYDYVINAIADGTLKTDGIVSKTFPIEQWEDAFDAATGKYGDFKVAIVF, encoded by the coding sequence ATGCAAGTTCCAAAAATAATGAAAGCACTAGTTGCCAAAAAACCGGGGGAGTATGTACTGGAAACCAGTTGGCCCACGCCCGAATGCGGTCCGGATGATATAATTTTAAAGGTGGAAGGTTGTGGCGTATGTGCGGGTGACATTAAGTGCCGGCACGGGGCGGCGATGTTTTGGGGCGACCAAGTCCAGCCGCGGTGGGTCGAGCCGCCGTTTATCCCCGGGCACGAATTTATCGGGCGGATCGTCCAGATGGGCGCGAACGTAAAAGGCTATGAACTTGGGCAACGCCTGGCGGCCGAACAAATTGTTCCTTGCTGGGAATGCCGGTTCTGCAAAACAGGACACTACTGGATGTGTGAACCCCACCGGATCTTCGGCTTCTTTAACAGCCTAAACGGGGGGATGGCGGAATATATTCGCCTGCCGAAGGAAGCCCTGAAGTATGTCGTGCCCGCGGACCTGCCGCTGGAAAAGGCCCTTTTGATTGAACCCTACAGTTGTTCAAAACACTGTGTGGACCGAGCCAATATCTCATGCGAGGATGTGGTCGTGATTGCTGGGGCCGGTACCTTGGGCTTGGGCATGGTGACCTACGCAAAACAGCGTAATCCGAAAACCCTGATCGTCCTCGACATGATGGACAGCCGGCTGGCCAAAGCGAAGGAATTCGGGGCTGATCTGGTGATGAACCCGGGTAAAGTCGATGTGGTCAGCGAAGTAAAAAGATTGACCGGGAATTACGGCTGCGATGTTTATATCGAAGCGACGGGGCATCCTTCGGCTGTTGGGCAGGGTCTCCAGATGATCCGTAAACTCGGCCGCTTTATCGAATTTTCGGTCTTCGGTGAGCCGGCGACCGTTGACTGGTCGATCATTGGTGACCGTAAAGAACTTGATGTGCTGGGCGCGCACTTGTCACCCTATTGCTATGATTATGTGATTAACGCAATTGCCGACGGGACGCTCAAGACCGACGGTATTGTCAGCAAAACATTCCCCATCGAACAGTGGGAAGATGCTTTCGATGCCGCGACCGGTAAGTACGGTGACTTTAAGGTTGCCATCGTTTTTTAG
- a CDS encoding sodium-translocating pyrophosphatase, translating into MSFWSNLWSDLFWVVPLVGIVTLLVVWSYYRQIKKADPGNEKMQEISHAIRTGAFAFIRREYTSVAWVLLIALPIIYFTLDLPTLVTFLIGAFLSLLAGFIGMNAATLANVRTAQAAKNGTVAALQIAFPAGAIMGLTVVGLNLVGISVLYLLFGEPELLTGYGLGSSLVALFARFGGGIYTKAADVGADLVGKLEEGIPEDDPRNPAVIADNVGDNVGDVCGMGSDLFESEAEVMVAAMSLGATLTARYGAKAIVGPVLLFAIGVLASVLGVYFIRMRKNSNVYSAINNGNYVTCALAVLGGFFFTKFYLNDLSLFGAVMVGPIAGLLVGLASEYYTSDEKQPVRALAAAAQTGTATTIIDGVAIGMKSTVLPILITAGAVLIAHRFGGFFGLALSAVSMLSISGITIAVDAYGPVADNAGGITEMAGLPEEVREVTDTLDSVGNSMAAVTKGFDISAAALTALSLFAAYASAAQLEAIDLLSPSVIIGLFIGGIMPFFFSAQALEAVGRAAGFMIEEVRRQMREIPGLREGKAKPDYARCVDISTRVALKEMTLPSVIALLAPVVVGFALGKEALAGVLGGSLLTGMLMALFLANSGGAWDNAKKYIEAGNFGGKKSPAHEAAVIGDTVGDPFKDTAGPSLNILFKLVEIVALTIAPLIR; encoded by the coding sequence TTGTCTTTCTGGTCTAATTTATGGTCGGATTTGTTTTGGGTTGTACCTCTGGTCGGAATTGTGACTTTACTGGTGGTCTGGTCTTATTACCGTCAGATTAAAAAGGCGGATCCCGGTAACGAAAAGATGCAGGAGATTAGCCATGCGATCCGCACCGGTGCTTTTGCCTTTATTCGTCGGGAATACACCAGCGTCGCCTGGGTCTTGTTAATCGCCCTCCCCATCATCTATTTCACCTTGGATCTGCCCACCCTGGTCACTTTTCTGATCGGTGCTTTCCTTTCGTTGCTGGCCGGGTTTATCGGGATGAACGCGGCGACCCTGGCCAACGTCCGGACGGCCCAGGCTGCGAAAAATGGAACCGTGGCAGCTTTACAGATCGCCTTCCCCGCCGGTGCAATTATGGGTTTGACCGTCGTTGGTCTGAACCTGGTCGGAATTTCCGTCCTTTATCTCCTCTTTGGCGAGCCGGAATTACTTACCGGATACGGCTTAGGCTCTTCTTTGGTGGCTTTGTTTGCCCGCTTTGGGGGCGGGATCTATACGAAAGCGGCCGACGTCGGCGCGGATCTCGTTGGTAAATTGGAAGAAGGAATTCCGGAAGACGACCCGCGGAACCCGGCGGTCATCGCCGATAACGTCGGGGATAACGTCGGGGATGTCTGTGGCATGGGCAGCGACCTTTTTGAAAGCGAAGCGGAAGTGATGGTGGCCGCCATGTCGCTCGGGGCAACTTTAACCGCCCGTTACGGAGCCAAGGCCATTGTCGGGCCGGTTCTCCTCTTTGCCATCGGGGTGCTGGCTTCAGTGCTTGGCGTCTACTTCATTCGCATGCGGAAAAACAGTAACGTGTATAGCGCGATCAACAACGGGAACTATGTCACCTGCGCCTTGGCGGTACTGGGCGGATTTTTCTTCACCAAGTTTTACCTGAATGACCTTTCCCTTTTCGGGGCGGTCATGGTTGGCCCGATTGCCGGGTTACTGGTGGGGCTGGCCTCCGAATACTATACTTCCGACGAGAAGCAACCTGTTCGTGCGCTGGCCGCGGCGGCGCAAACAGGTACCGCCACCACCATCATTGACGGTGTGGCCATCGGCATGAAATCGACGGTGTTGCCGATCCTGATCACCGCCGGTGCCGTCTTGATTGCCCACCGTTTCGGCGGTTTCTTCGGGCTGGCTTTAAGTGCGGTCTCGATGCTTTCCATCTCCGGCATTACCATTGCCGTCGATGCCTATGGCCCGGTGGCCGACAATGCCGGCGGTATTACCGAAATGGCCGGTCTCCCCGAAGAAGTCCGGGAAGTCACCGATACCCTCGATTCGGTTGGCAACTCCATGGCCGCCGTGACCAAGGGCTTCGATATCTCCGCGGCGGCGCTCACCGCCTTATCCTTGTTTGCCGCTTACGCCAGCGCCGCCCAGCTTGAGGCGATCGATTTGTTGTCCCCCTCGGTCATTATCGGGTTGTTTATCGGCGGGATCATGCCCTTCTTCTTCTCGGCCCAGGCCTTGGAGGCGGTCGGACGGGCGGCCGGGTTTATGATTGAGGAGGTCCGTCGGCAGATGCGGGAGATCCCCGGGCTGCGGGAAGGAAAAGCCAAACCCGACTATGCCCGCTGCGTCGATATCTCCACCCGGGTGGCGTTGAAAGAGATGACCCTCCCCAGTGTCATTGCCCTGCTCGCTCCGGTCGTCGTCGGCTTTGCCCTCGGGAAGGAAGCATTGGCCGGTGTCCTTGGCGGTTCCCTCTTGACCGGAATGTTGATGGCCCTTTTCCTGGCCAACTCCGGCGGAGCTTGGGATAACGCGAAAAAATACATCGAAGCCGGGAACTTCGGCGGGAAGAAGTCGCCCGCCCACGAAGCCGCGGTCATCGGGGATACCGTCGGCGATCCCTTCAAGGATACGGCCGGTCCCAGCTTAAACATCCTCTTTAAACTGGTGGAGATCGTGGCGCTGACGATTGCGCCTCTGATTAGATAA
- a CDS encoding IMPACT family protein: MEPVYFTVAQEQTWEQKIERSRFIGHAAPVADADEAQAFIGRIKTEVHPQATHNCFAYRIGLGENPVTYYSDHGEPSGTAGRPILNAILQQELTNTVVVVTRYFGGKKLGVRGLIDAYHSTALQTLLAAGRRPFRPTFTLTLTLPYPQLPVVNRLLQTYEGKLVKEEYGAVVSLTVHVPESNRAALTGALQGLSAVKWAEGH; the protein is encoded by the coding sequence ATGGAACCAGTATACTTTACCGTCGCCCAGGAACAGACGTGGGAACAGAAGATCGAACGTTCACGCTTCATCGGCCACGCCGCGCCGGTGGCCGATGCCGACGAAGCCCAGGCCTTTATTGGCCGGATCAAAACCGAAGTTCATCCCCAGGCCACCCACAACTGTTTCGCCTACCGGATCGGCCTGGGCGAAAACCCGGTCACCTACTATAGCGACCATGGGGAGCCGTCCGGGACCGCCGGCCGGCCGATTCTCAACGCCATCCTGCAACAGGAGCTCACCAATACGGTGGTGGTGGTCACCCGCTACTTCGGCGGAAAAAAACTGGGTGTCCGGGGCTTAATCGACGCCTACCATTCCACCGCCCTACAAACACTCCTCGCCGCCGGGCGGCGTCCTTTTCGCCCCACCTTCACACTGACCTTGACGCTGCCGTACCCGCAGTTACCAGTCGTCAACCGTCTGCTCCAGACCTACGAAGGCAAGCTTGTCAAGGAGGAGTACGGCGCGGTGGTCAGCCTGACCGTCCATGTTCCGGAAAGCAACCGTGCCGCTTTAACCGGCGCTTTGCAGGGACTGTCCGCCGTGAAATGGGCGGAGGGGCACTGA